Proteins found in one Gaiellales bacterium genomic segment:
- a CDS encoding VOC family protein yields MIEVERVDYIAVPTQDVDRAKRFYGETLGLPHEKDTPVGAEYRAGQVTVGIVKSADVGLEFAPNPAGFALRVPDVDAAREHLADAGVELTEVYDTGVCRLAFFSDPDGNRLVLHRRYAP; encoded by the coding sequence ATCGAGGTCGAGCGAGTCGACTACATCGCAGTTCCCACGCAGGACGTCGACCGGGCGAAGCGTTTCTACGGCGAGACGCTCGGGCTCCCGCACGAGAAGGACACGCCGGTCGGCGCCGAGTACCGCGCCGGCCAGGTGACCGTCGGGATCGTGAAGTCCGCGGACGTGGGCCTCGAGTTTGCGCCCAACCCGGCCGGCTTCGCGCTTCGGGTGCCCGACGTCGACGCCGCCCGCGAGCACCTGGCGGACGCCGGCGTGGAGCTGACCGAGGTGTACGACACGGGTGTCTGCCGGCTCGCGTTCTTCAGCGATCCTGACGGGAACCGGCTCGTGCTGCACCGCCGCTACGCGCCGTAG